ATATGTCCAAAGGTCACTTAATCTTGCGGCGCAAAAGTGTTTAGCGCTTTCTCGGCGCTTATGCCAAGGACTTTGATTGTTTTATTGCGCCCGGTTGAACCGGACAGGATCTCCACATGAGAACGGGGGACAGATAACAGCTTGGCTAAAAAGGTCCGGCAGGCCTCGTTCGCCTCCCCTT
This sequence is a window from Pelotomaculum isophthalicicum JI. Protein-coding genes within it:
- a CDS encoding DUF167 domain-containing protein gives rise to the protein MLYIREEKDGVIFKVRVQPRASGNGVAGLFEDAVKLRLTAPPVEGEANEACRTFLAKLLSVPRSHVEILSGSTGRNKTIKVLGISAEKALNTFAPQD